A window of the Egibacter rhizosphaerae genome harbors these coding sequences:
- a CDS encoding MarR family winged helix-turn-helix transcriptional regulator, translating into MTDTEQSPRKPAAPGTPPTELQRLALQEAAHPDVRPLEVQAIIWLFRAYNAVQAEFGESLRPQGLSASAFNLLQALVNTPGSELEPCDLAERLLVSRPSVTGLIDTLEAKGMVTRQPHPEDRRRVLVALTAAGRELLESHYPHHYAMLEGVFGHLHDDELAELVVLLRRVRGAIPSHLLEEQGLTEAVADER; encoded by the coding sequence GTGACTGATACTGAACAGAGCCCCCGCAAGCCGGCGGCCCCGGGCACCCCGCCCACCGAGTTGCAGCGCCTCGCCCTGCAGGAAGCCGCGCACCCGGACGTGCGGCCGCTCGAGGTGCAGGCCATCATCTGGCTGTTCCGCGCCTACAACGCGGTCCAGGCCGAGTTCGGCGAGTCGCTGCGCCCGCAGGGCCTGTCGGCGAGCGCGTTCAACCTGCTCCAGGCGCTGGTGAACACACCGGGCAGCGAGCTCGAGCCGTGCGACCTCGCCGAACGGCTCTTGGTCTCGCGACCGTCGGTGACCGGGTTGATCGACACGCTCGAGGCCAAGGGCATGGTCACCCGGCAACCCCACCCCGAGGACCGCCGGCGTGTGCTCGTCGCGCTCACGGCGGCCGGACGCGAGCTGCTCGAGTCCCACTACCCGCACCACTACGCGATGCTCGAGGGGGTCTTCGGCCATCTGCACGACGACGAACTCGCGGAACTCGTCGTCCTGCTCCGCCGCGTCCGCGGGGCGATCCCGAGCCACCTTCTGGAGGAACAGGGGCTCACCGAAGCCGTCGCCGACGAGCGCTAG
- a CDS encoding SDR family oxidoreductase, whose product MFEGRTALVTGGSRGIGYAIAGELVSNGARVCVTGRKQAQLDEALAELGGGDGVIGVAGGSDDPQHREDAVARTVEAFGAVDLLVNNAGTNPQYGPLVDADLKAVDKIMSVNVVAPLGWVQEAWRAWMAEHGGVVLNVASIGGLRPGSWIGAYNTSKAGLIQLTRQLALELGPTVRVNAIAPAVVKTDFASALYEGREGEVAAKYPMKRLGTPSDAASAARWLLSDEAGWVTGETVVLDGGVGLVGWDGPDA is encoded by the coding sequence ATGTTCGAGGGTCGCACGGCGCTGGTCACGGGGGGCTCGCGCGGCATCGGCTATGCGATCGCCGGGGAGCTCGTGTCCAACGGCGCACGGGTGTGCGTGACGGGACGCAAGCAGGCGCAGCTCGACGAGGCCCTCGCCGAGCTCGGCGGTGGTGACGGCGTGATCGGGGTCGCCGGCGGGAGCGACGATCCCCAGCACCGGGAGGACGCGGTGGCCCGGACCGTCGAGGCCTTCGGTGCGGTCGACCTCCTCGTGAACAACGCGGGGACGAACCCGCAGTACGGCCCGCTCGTCGACGCGGACCTCAAGGCCGTCGACAAGATCATGTCGGTCAATGTCGTCGCCCCCCTCGGGTGGGTGCAGGAGGCCTGGCGGGCGTGGATGGCCGAACACGGGGGAGTGGTCCTCAACGTCGCCTCGATCGGGGGTCTGCGGCCGGGGTCCTGGATCGGCGCCTACAACACGAGCAAGGCGGGGCTGATCCAGCTCACCCGCCAGCTCGCGCTGGAGCTGGGTCCCACCGTCCGGGTCAACGCCATCGCGCCCGCCGTCGTGAAGACCGACTTCGCGAGTGCGCTCTACGAAGGTCGCGAGGGCGAGGTGGCGGCCAAGTACCCGATGAAGCGCCTCGGCACCCCCTCCGATGCCGCGTCCGCGGCTCGCTGGCTGTTGTCGGACGAGGCGGGCTGGGTGACCGGCGAGACGGTCGTGCTCGACGGCGGCGTGGGCCTCGTCGGCTGGGACGGTCCCGACGCGTGA
- a CDS encoding MaoC family dehydratase, protein MTQAGGWQGRYFEDFEVGDVYRHPLGRTISEADNTWFTLLTMNTNQLHFNAHYAERSTFGRVLVNSGLTVAMVLGLSVSDLSQNAVANLGWDEIRLTHPVFVGDTLYAESLVLNVRESESRPYAGIVRARTRGLNQDGTEVLDYKRTVMIYKRNAPQDKGHFPEPAEPLRPETGTDPT, encoded by the coding sequence GTGACCCAAGCTGGTGGATGGCAGGGCCGATACTTCGAGGACTTCGAGGTCGGGGACGTCTACCGTCACCCCCTCGGACGCACGATCAGCGAGGCCGACAACACCTGGTTCACCTTGTTGACCATGAACACGAACCAGTTGCACTTCAATGCCCACTACGCCGAGCGGTCGACCTTCGGTCGCGTGCTCGTGAACTCGGGGTTGACCGTGGCGATGGTGCTGGGGCTGTCGGTCTCCGATCTATCGCAGAACGCGGTCGCCAACCTCGGCTGGGACGAGATCCGCCTCACCCACCCGGTCTTCGTCGGCGACACGCTCTATGCGGAGTCCCTCGTGCTGAACGTGAGGGAGTCGGAGTCGCGCCCCTATGCGGGGATCGTCCGCGCGAGGACCCGGGGGCTCAATCAGGACGGGACCGAGGTCCTCGACTACAAGCGCACGGTGATGATCTACAAGCGCAACGCCCCCCAGGACAAGGGCCACTTCCCGGAGCCGGCCGAACCATTGCGCCCCGAGACCGGCACCGACCCGACCTGA
- a CDS encoding Fur family transcriptional regulator: MTVVSDEPESALRDAGLRATRQRLTVIDALSRRDDAVTAQDLHMELRQAGEPIGLTTVYRTLTALADAELLDVFTHEGEQSFRLCGSAHHHHLVCETCNRVEEITAEEVERWVSEVASRRGYKVTGHRADIFGVCAVCLDH, translated from the coding sequence ATGACCGTGGTCAGCGATGAGCCGGAGAGCGCGCTGCGCGACGCGGGGCTGCGCGCGACGCGCCAACGGCTCACCGTCATCGACGCCCTGAGCCGGCGTGACGATGCCGTGACGGCCCAGGATCTCCACATGGAGCTCCGGCAGGCCGGTGAACCGATCGGGTTGACCACTGTCTATCGCACCTTGACCGCACTCGCCGACGCCGAGTTGCTCGACGTCTTCACCCACGAGGGTGAGCAGTCGTTCCGGTTGTGCGGTTCCGCACACCACCACCACTTGGTCTGCGAGACCTGCAACCGGGTCGAGGAGATCACCGCCGAGGAGGTCGAGCGCTGGGTGAGCGAGGTGGCGAGCCGACGCGGTTACAAGGTCACCGGTCACCGAGCGGACATCTTCGGCGTCTGCGCCGTGTGCCTCGACCACTGA
- a CDS encoding ABC transporter permease — MTQEEAPSRSRVHEAIETYFRLAPVTVPIYALILAMAVGSIIVIAAGSNPLDAYAALVSGVFGTPARFANALARSTPFIFTALAVAICYRAGLFNIGAEGQLLIGGVTGTWVAGWAMFTGWPALFAISAGLIGGVIGGAIYGFIPGFLKAKTGAHEVIVTIMLNLIALLLLEWLIGSRNPPILVDPEAAAARTEPVVEAARLPSLYPGTSLHAGFLVAIALCVLVWYLIRHSRFGFEVRTIGSNPAAARYAGMSVSRTTMMVFLFAGALAGLGAAADVQGSSGGYLTPGRFQDVGFDGIAIALIARANPLAVIPAAILWGSLLAGAGLMQVAAGISIDLVRIIQALIILFVAADMIVRTIFRIRKPRGREDTDEPLIAARGWEG; from the coding sequence ATGACGCAGGAGGAGGCTCCATCCCGTTCGCGGGTACACGAAGCGATCGAGACCTACTTCCGGCTCGCCCCGGTCACCGTGCCCATCTATGCGCTGATCCTCGCGATGGCCGTGGGGAGCATCATCGTGATCGCTGCGGGGTCGAACCCGCTGGACGCCTACGCGGCACTGGTCTCCGGCGTGTTCGGCACGCCGGCCCGGTTCGCGAACGCCCTCGCCCGCTCGACACCGTTCATCTTCACCGCGCTCGCGGTGGCGATCTGCTATCGCGCGGGGCTGTTCAACATTGGCGCGGAGGGGCAGCTCCTGATCGGCGGCGTGACCGGCACGTGGGTCGCCGGCTGGGCCATGTTCACCGGCTGGCCCGCTCTGTTCGCGATCAGCGCCGGCCTCATCGGCGGTGTGATCGGCGGGGCGATCTACGGCTTCATCCCGGGGTTCCTGAAGGCCAAGACGGGGGCCCACGAGGTCATCGTCACCATCATGCTCAACCTCATCGCCCTGCTGCTCCTGGAGTGGCTCATCGGGTCGCGGAACCCGCCGATCCTCGTCGATCCGGAAGCGGCGGCCGCGCGCACCGAGCCGGTCGTGGAGGCGGCGCGGCTGCCCAGCCTCTACCCGGGCACGAGCCTGCACGCCGGGTTCCTGGTCGCGATCGCGCTCTGCGTGCTGGTGTGGTACCTGATCCGGCACTCGCGCTTCGGCTTCGAGGTGCGCACCATCGGGTCGAACCCCGCTGCGGCCCGGTACGCGGGCATGAGCGTGTCGCGGACGACGATGATGGTGTTCCTGTTCGCCGGGGCGCTCGCGGGGCTCGGTGCGGCGGCTGACGTGCAGGGCTCCTCCGGGGGCTACCTCACACCCGGACGCTTCCAGGACGTCGGATTCGACGGGATCGCCATCGCGCTGATCGCCCGCGCTAACCCGCTGGCGGTGATCCCCGCCGCGATCCTCTGGGGCTCGTTGCTGGCGGGCGCGGGACTAATGCAGGTGGCAGCCGGGATCTCGATCGATCTGGTCCGCATCATCCAGGCGCTCATCATCCTCTTCGTGGCGGCGGACATGATCGTTCGCACGATCTTCCGGATCCGGAAGCCGCGGGGTCGCGAGGACACCGACGAGCCGCTCATCGCCGCGCGCGGGTGGGAAGGCTAG
- a CDS encoding metal ABC transporter substrate-binding protein encodes MTRYRLLALLATLALLVAACADDTEDVADDESDEGQADEVEDQDEDDEDGEEAGDEDEGEAEDDAGHDEVDHDEVGGRVDIVTSIFALDSLAEDVAPGADVQLLGGAGQDPHDLELSAGDREAIEDADIFMYMGDVDFQPQVEDAAHEASGIVVNVEQIVGDEQLIDFDHGHDDGHEHDDDGHDDGHDDGHGDGHGDKDPHVWLAPRLMAEVAEAIAEGFAEADSDRADTYLANGEEVAGELAIAEEEIDELLEGCTQETALVGHEAWAYLFEPRGIEQEGIAGAGGHGEASPQRIAELADLIEDEGIPGVFAEPVEGRENAEALAAEADVELFEVDPMEIPQEGWEDRDYLDVLMEQVETFSEGLECTR; translated from the coding sequence GTGACGCGCTACCGCCTACTCGCCCTTCTCGCGACCCTCGCCCTGCTCGTCGCCGCGTGCGCCGACGACACCGAGGACGTCGCCGACGACGAGTCCGACGAGGGGCAGGCTGACGAGGTCGAGGACCAGGACGAGGACGACGAAGACGGGGAAGAAGCGGGGGACGAGGACGAGGGTGAGGCCGAGGACGATGCCGGCCACGACGAGGTCGACCATGACGAGGTCGGTGGGCGCGTGGACATCGTGACGTCGATCTTCGCGCTCGATTCGCTCGCCGAGGACGTCGCCCCCGGTGCCGACGTCCAGCTGCTGGGCGGGGCAGGACAGGATCCCCACGACCTCGAGCTCAGCGCGGGCGACCGTGAGGCGATCGAAGATGCCGACATCTTCATGTACATGGGCGACGTCGACTTCCAGCCCCAGGTCGAGGACGCCGCACATGAGGCCAGCGGCATCGTGGTGAACGTCGAGCAGATCGTCGGGGACGAGCAGCTGATCGACTTCGACCATGGGCACGACGACGGCCACGAACACGACGACGACGGGCACGACGACGGGCACGACGACGGGCACGGTGACGGCCACGGCGACAAGGATCCGCACGTGTGGCTGGCGCCGCGCCTCATGGCCGAGGTCGCGGAAGCCATCGCCGAGGGCTTCGCCGAGGCCGACAGCGACCGGGCGGACACGTACCTCGCCAACGGGGAGGAGGTCGCCGGCGAGTTGGCCATCGCGGAGGAGGAGATCGACGAACTCCTCGAGGGCTGCACGCAGGAGACCGCTCTCGTCGGGCACGAGGCCTGGGCCTACCTGTTCGAACCCCGCGGGATCGAGCAGGAGGGCATCGCGGGTGCCGGGGGCCACGGCGAGGCGAGTCCCCAGCGCATCGCCGAGCTCGCGGACCTGATCGAGGACGAGGGCATTCCGGGCGTCTTCGCGGAGCCCGTCGAGGGCCGAGAGAACGCCGAGGCACTCGCAGCGGAAGCCGACGTCGAACTCTTCGAGGTCGATCCCATGGAGATCCCCCAGGAGGGCTGGGAGGATCGCGACTACCTCGACGTGCTGATGGAGCAGGTGGAGACGTTCTCCGAAGGACTGGAGTGCACCCGGTGA
- a CDS encoding metal ABC transporter ATP-binding protein — translation MIPPDTTADAAGAYAPAALAFEQVTFGYQRIPVLRDVNLRIHAGEFVAIVGPNGSGKSTLVKLGLGLMRPTHGTVRLFGTPVDQVEEWWRVGYVPQRAMADAALPISVEEVVRSGLVARLGLLRRMNRAQRERVEHAIDVMGIAPLRKQAVNRLSGGQQQRVLIARALVTDPELLVLDEPTTGVDTDARRILRESLEHLITHERVAIAYISHEPEGFVGIAHRIVEMRAGRPVERSHADADIVAMAHRIDEGREAEPPPVEGGADEPR, via the coding sequence GTGATCCCACCCGACACCACGGCCGACGCGGCTGGGGCGTACGCCCCGGCCGCACTCGCGTTCGAGCAGGTCACGTTCGGCTATCAGCGCATCCCGGTGCTCCGCGACGTGAACCTGAGGATCCACGCCGGCGAGTTCGTCGCCATCGTCGGCCCCAACGGTTCGGGCAAGTCGACGCTCGTCAAGCTCGGGCTCGGGCTGATGCGACCCACCCACGGCACCGTTCGACTGTTCGGGACCCCGGTCGACCAGGTCGAGGAGTGGTGGCGCGTCGGGTATGTGCCCCAGCGGGCGATGGCCGACGCCGCACTACCGATCAGTGTGGAGGAGGTCGTCCGCAGCGGCCTCGTGGCGCGTCTCGGACTGCTACGCCGCATGAACCGCGCACAGCGCGAGCGTGTCGAGCACGCGATCGACGTGATGGGCATCGCTCCCCTTCGGAAGCAAGCGGTGAACCGGCTCTCCGGTGGGCAGCAGCAGCGAGTGCTCATCGCTCGCGCGCTCGTCACCGACCCCGAGCTCCTCGTCCTCGACGAGCCCACGACGGGGGTCGACACCGATGCACGACGCATCCTCCGAGAGTCGCTGGAACACCTGATCACCCATGAACGCGTCGCGATCGCCTACATCAGCCACGAGCCCGAGGGCTTCGTCGGCATCGCGCACCGGATCGTGGAGATGCGGGCGGGCCGACCGGTCGAGCGCAGCCATGCCGATGCCGACATCGTCGCGATGGCCCACCGGATCGACGAGGGACGCGAGGCCGAGCCGCCACCGGTCGAAGGGGGTGCGGATGAGCCTCGCTGA
- a CDS encoding SDR family NAD(P)-dependent oxidoreductase, with protein sequence MDPNASRNCLVAGGGGALGRAVVAELLDRGDRVCVPWIVREEAEELRTAHPDAVDDGRLRLSEANATDPDEIAALLDVLRADWGPLWLACSTVGGYAGGTPVAELDDLTEVDRLLTLNLKTAFVVAREGLRHMREDAGRVVLVGARQAVRPGGGDAPYTAAKSGVLALTESLAAELKRTGRTANCVLPGMIDTAANRAAMPDGRHDRWTPPAAIAKVIAWLASDDAWVVSGAGIPVYGDS encoded by the coding sequence TTGGACCCGAACGCTTCCCGCAATTGCCTGGTGGCCGGTGGGGGCGGTGCGCTCGGCCGCGCCGTCGTGGCCGAGCTCCTCGACCGCGGCGACCGGGTGTGCGTGCCCTGGATCGTGCGCGAGGAGGCCGAGGAGCTGCGCACCGCGCACCCCGACGCCGTCGACGACGGACGACTCCGGCTCTCCGAGGCGAACGCGACCGACCCCGACGAGATCGCCGCGCTCCTCGACGTGCTCCGCGCCGACTGGGGGCCCCTGTGGCTCGCCTGCTCGACCGTCGGCGGCTACGCGGGCGGCACGCCGGTCGCCGAACTCGACGACCTCACCGAGGTCGACCGGCTCCTGACGCTCAACCTGAAGACCGCGTTCGTCGTCGCCCGCGAGGGCCTGCGGCACATGCGCGAGGACGCTGGCCGAGTGGTGCTCGTCGGCGCCCGCCAAGCCGTGCGGCCGGGTGGAGGCGACGCCCCGTACACCGCGGCCAAGTCGGGCGTGCTCGCGCTCACCGAGAGCTTGGCGGCCGAGCTCAAGCGCACCGGCCGGACCGCGAACTGCGTGCTGCCCGGCATGATCGACACCGCGGCGAACCGCGCCGCCATGCCCGATGGCCGCCACGATCGCTGGACTCCTCCCGCAGCGATCGCCAAGGTGATCGCATGGCTCGCCAGCGACGACGCGTGGGTCGTGTCGGGCGCGGGCATCCCGGTGTACGGCGACAGCTGA
- a CDS encoding metal ABC transporter permease, with amino-acid sequence MSLAEIAWLEFLDRGFMRHALLATVPVAVVAPMVGTFVVQRRQSLIGDGIGHVAFAGVGLGFLFDFDILLGATILSLLAAVLLPWLQRSGLSGDLSLAMIFYGGIALGYFFMHRSGIGINNALGVLFGSPLNLSFADAATIAGLAGGVLLLMAVFYRPLVAIAFDEAAARVSGIHADRLVLTLTVIVALVVVGGMYTIGILLVAGLMVVPVAAASQLSRSYRGTMLGAAAIGGGCALFGLVFAYYADETPGSSIVLGAIACYVLAVLIRLARDRVRREIA; translated from the coding sequence ATGAGCCTCGCTGAGATCGCCTGGCTGGAGTTCCTGGACCGCGGCTTCATGCGCCACGCGCTCCTCGCGACCGTGCCCGTCGCCGTCGTCGCGCCGATGGTCGGGACCTTCGTCGTCCAGCGCCGCCAGAGCCTCATCGGCGACGGGATCGGCCACGTGGCCTTCGCCGGGGTGGGACTCGGCTTCCTGTTCGACTTCGACATCCTGCTCGGCGCCACCATCCTCAGCCTGCTCGCCGCGGTGCTGTTGCCGTGGTTGCAACGCAGCGGCTTGTCCGGCGACCTCTCGCTCGCGATGATCTTCTACGGGGGGATCGCGCTCGGCTACTTCTTCATGCACCGCTCGGGGATCGGCATCAACAACGCTCTCGGGGTGCTGTTCGGCAGCCCACTGAACCTCTCGTTCGCGGACGCGGCCACGATCGCGGGGCTCGCGGGGGGCGTGCTCCTGCTCATGGCCGTCTTCTACCGGCCGCTGGTCGCGATCGCGTTCGACGAGGCCGCCGCGCGCGTCAGCGGGATCCACGCCGACCGTCTCGTGCTCACCCTGACCGTGATCGTGGCGCTCGTGGTCGTGGGCGGCATGTACACGATCGGGATCCTGCTCGTCGCCGGCCTGATGGTGGTGCCGGTCGCGGCCGCGTCCCAACTGTCACGCAGCTACCGCGGTACCATGCTGGGCGCCGCTGCCATCGGTGGCGGCTGCGCCCTGTTCGGGCTGGTGTTCGCGTACTACGCCGACGAGACGCCCGGGTCCTCGATCGTGCTCGGGGCCATCGCCTGCTACGTGTTGGCGGTGCTGATCCGCCTCGCCCGCGATCGGGTCCGCCGAGAAATCGCCTAG
- the pyk gene encoding pyruvate kinase: MRRAKIVATLGPALDDRDKLRGAIEAGIDVVRLNFSHGDPETHARRLEAVREISVKLGRNVGSLADLQGPKIRLGTLPDEGVQLDNGAEVFLQPGREQLDSYESEGQPSLPVVYESLADDVAPGALVLVDDGSIRLVASRHDEGGVWCRVVAGGVAKSKKGVNLPGASVSAPSLTPKDLEDLKTAVDLGADWLALSFVRKAEDPDGAREQIARHGSEAPIVSKLERPEAIDRLDEVISASDAVMVARGDLGVEIGPERVPAIQKQIISKANAASKPVITATEMLESMIDSPRATRAEASDVANAVFDGTDALMLSGETAAGRYPVEAVRSMARIIEVAESSPQLAHPNPDWVGYADEPEVGRVVARAAVQVAKDIQATALVVYSITGSSIQRVSKYRPDVPLLGLTPTETALRRTALMWGTEAGLVPMKEQATDLTSSAERVLVDGNWARRGDQVVIVSGRPGGEGGTNRLMVHRVGDPVVT; the protein is encoded by the coding sequence ATGCGCCGCGCGAAGATCGTCGCGACCCTCGGTCCCGCTCTCGACGACCGCGACAAGCTGCGCGGAGCGATCGAGGCCGGCATCGACGTGGTGCGCCTGAACTTCAGCCACGGTGATCCGGAGACCCACGCCCGACGACTGGAAGCGGTCCGGGAGATCTCGGTCAAGCTCGGCCGCAACGTCGGCAGCCTCGCCGACCTGCAGGGACCCAAGATCCGCCTGGGGACCCTCCCCGACGAGGGCGTGCAGCTCGACAACGGCGCCGAGGTCTTCCTGCAGCCCGGCCGCGAGCAGCTCGACAGCTACGAGAGCGAAGGGCAACCCTCCCTGCCGGTCGTCTACGAGTCCCTGGCCGACGACGTCGCGCCGGGCGCGCTCGTGCTCGTCGACGACGGGTCGATCCGGCTGGTCGCGAGCCGCCACGACGAGGGTGGCGTGTGGTGCCGGGTCGTTGCCGGGGGAGTGGCGAAGAGCAAGAAGGGCGTCAACCTCCCCGGTGCCAGCGTGAGCGCGCCGAGCCTCACCCCCAAGGACCTCGAGGACCTGAAGACCGCGGTCGACCTGGGGGCGGACTGGCTCGCCCTGTCCTTCGTGCGCAAGGCGGAGGACCCCGACGGGGCCCGCGAGCAGATCGCACGCCACGGGTCCGAAGCCCCGATCGTGAGCAAGCTCGAGCGCCCCGAGGCGATCGATCGCCTCGACGAGGTGATCTCCGCGAGCGACGCGGTGATGGTGGCCCGCGGCGATCTCGGCGTCGAGATCGGGCCGGAGCGTGTGCCGGCGATCCAGAAGCAGATCATCTCGAAGGCGAACGCCGCGTCGAAGCCCGTCATCACCGCCACCGAGATGCTCGAGTCGATGATCGACTCGCCGCGGGCGACGCGGGCCGAGGCCAGCGATGTCGCGAACGCCGTCTTCGACGGCACGGATGCGCTGATGCTGTCCGGGGAGACGGCCGCGGGTCGTTATCCGGTCGAGGCCGTGCGGAGCATGGCCCGGATCATCGAGGTGGCCGAGTCGAGCCCGCAACTCGCGCACCCCAACCCCGACTGGGTCGGCTACGCCGATGAGCCCGAGGTCGGCCGGGTCGTCGCACGCGCCGCCGTGCAGGTCGCGAAGGACATCCAGGCGACGGCCCTCGTGGTCTACTCGATCACCGGATCGTCGATCCAGCGCGTCAGCAAGTACCGCCCCGACGTCCCCCTGCTGGGTCTGACGCCCACTGAGACGGCCCTGCGGCGGACCGCCTTGATGTGGGGCACCGAGGCCGGTCTCGTGCCGATGAAGGAACAGGCGACCGACCTGACCAGTTCGGCGGAACGGGTGCTCGTCGACGGCAACTGGGCCCGCCGAGGCGACCAGGTGGTGATCGTGTCGGGCCGGCCCGGTGGTGAGGGGGGCACCAACCGGCTCATGGTCCACCGCGTCGGCGATCCGGTCGTCACGTGA
- a CDS encoding ABC transporter permease → MSENTTSETSAEAPKPLQPPRRIPKLRHLQTLGTAFLVLGVLVVWASTALEDEPITMAIGVGEAAPRFDVTPDLTVLVIGLVMTIAGLVALADRWTGRYAAVGLLVSAILLLPLLVVLSVGLSGAPQTNILTLAAEALRRGTPIALGALAGLWCERSGVINIGIEGMMLAGAGIGFLSYTMVFGGVPGLGLVGAVLVAVLTGGLMAALHAMLCVTFKTDQIVSGVVINLLALGLTSFLRREILLPADATSAPTLPQIDLLVLSDLPVVGPLFSGRPIFFTMFLAVLVTHIVLFRSRWGLRVRSVGEKPHAAETAGLNVVKLRYQAVIVGGLLAGLGGAWFSLETVGGFDDGMTQGNGFIALAAMIFGKWRPWSAFGGAMLFGLASSIGTRIQLLGVEVGDFPIPPQFMQAFPYVVTIIVLAGAIGRAVPPAAIGQPYEPSR, encoded by the coding sequence GTGAGCGAGAACACGACCTCCGAGACCTCGGCCGAGGCCCCCAAGCCGCTCCAGCCGCCGCGACGCATCCCGAAGCTACGGCACCTCCAGACGCTCGGCACCGCGTTCCTCGTGCTGGGGGTCCTCGTCGTCTGGGCCTCCACGGCACTCGAGGACGAGCCGATCACGATGGCGATCGGCGTCGGGGAGGCCGCCCCCCGATTCGACGTGACGCCCGACCTCACGGTCCTCGTGATCGGGCTCGTCATGACGATCGCCGGGCTCGTCGCGCTCGCGGATCGGTGGACCGGGCGTTACGCCGCCGTCGGGCTGCTGGTATCCGCGATCCTGCTGCTGCCCTTGCTCGTCGTCTTGTCGGTGGGCCTGTCGGGTGCGCCCCAGACGAACATCCTGACCCTGGCCGCGGAGGCGCTGCGCCGCGGCACGCCGATCGCTCTGGGAGCGTTGGCGGGGCTGTGGTGTGAGCGCTCCGGCGTCATCAACATCGGGATCGAGGGAATGATGCTCGCGGGCGCGGGCATCGGGTTCCTCTCCTACACGATGGTCTTCGGCGGCGTCCCCGGCCTCGGGCTGGTCGGCGCGGTGCTGGTGGCCGTGCTCACCGGTGGGCTGATGGCGGCGCTGCACGCGATGCTGTGCGTCACGTTCAAGACCGACCAGATCGTCTCGGGCGTCGTGATCAACCTGTTGGCGCTCGGGCTGACGAGCTTCCTGCGACGCGAGATCCTCCTGCCCGCGGACGCGACCAGCGCGCCGACGCTGCCGCAGATCGACCTGCTCGTGCTGTCCGACCTTCCGGTGGTCGGCCCCCTGTTCTCCGGTCGCCCGATCTTCTTCACGATGTTCCTGGCCGTGCTCGTCACGCACATCGTCCTGTTCCGTTCCCGGTGGGGACTGCGGGTGCGGTCGGTCGGCGAGAAGCCGCATGCGGCGGAGACCGCGGGTCTCAACGTGGTCAAGCTGCGCTATCAGGCCGTGATCGTCGGTGGTCTCCTCGCCGGGCTCGGCGGGGCGTGGTTCTCGCTCGAGACCGTGGGCGGCTTCGACGACGGCATGACCCAGGGCAACGGGTTCATCGCGCTGGCGGCGATGATCTTCGGCAAGTGGCGGCCGTGGTCAGCGTTCGGCGGCGCCATGTTGTTCGGCCTGGCGAGCTCGATCGGTACGCGGATCCAGTTGCTCGGGGTCGAGGTGGGCGACTTCCCGATCCCGCCGCAGTTCATGCAGGCGTTCCCCTACGTGGTCACCATCATCGTGCTCGCCGGCGCCATCGGACGCGCCGTGCCGCCGGCGGCGATCGGCCAGCCCTACGAGCCGTCCCGCTGA
- the fdxA gene encoding ferredoxin translates to MVYVITEPCIDVKDRSCIDECPVDCIYEGPRMLYIQPDECIDCAACEPVCPVEAIFYEDDIPQVWEEFITINSEWFEDSVTGLDSPGGAATVGPQDVDHPKVATWEV, encoded by the coding sequence ATGGTCTATGTGATCACCGAGCCCTGCATCGATGTCAAGGACCGCTCCTGCATCGACGAGTGCCCCGTCGACTGCATCTACGAGGGGCCGAGGATGCTCTACATCCAGCCCGACGAGTGCATCGACTGCGCGGCGTGCGAGCCGGTCTGCCCGGTGGAGGCCATCTTCTACGAGGACGACATCCCGCAGGTTTGGGAGGAGTTCATTACCATCAACAGTGAATGGTTCGAGGACTCCGTCACCGGCCTCGACAGCCCGGGCGGCGCGGCGACCGTCGGCCCGCAGGACGTCGACCACCCCAAGGTGGCGACCTGGGAGGTCTGA